The stretch of DNA ATGAGGGGGTTCCGCGACGAGCGAGCCGCGACGACACTCGGGTGATGAGCACCGTCGACCTGCAACCCGCGGCCCAGGCCCTCCTCGCGACCGTCCGGGGCATCAAGGACGAGCACCTCGACCACGAGACCCCGTGCGAGGGCGTGTCCGTGGGGCAGATGCTCCATCACGTCGACGGACTTTCGCAGGCGTTCCGCGCGGCCGCCGACAAGGAGCTCGGGCCGCTGACCGACACCGCGCCGGATCCCGGGGCCTCTCCCACCGTGGAGGACGGCTGGCGCTCGGAGCTGGAGGATCACCTGGAGCGGCTGCTGGTGGCCTGGCGCGACCCCGCGGC from Aeromicrobium phoceense encodes:
- a CDS encoding TIGR03086 family metal-binding protein, yielding MSTVDLQPAAQALLATVRGIKDEHLDHETPCEGVSVGQMLHHVDGLSQAFRAAADKELGPLTDTAPDPGASPTVEDGWRSELEDHLERLLVAWRDPAAWEGMTRAGGVDLPGDVAGRVALDEVVLHGWDLARATGQEYVLDDATAAACLEFVQQFDPAGTPGLFGPAVTVPDDAPVLDRLVARAGRDPRWTPS